The proteins below come from a single Phycisphaerae bacterium genomic window:
- the pgk gene encoding phosphoglycerate kinase produces MPVDFNVPQDDAGNIADDRRIRMAMPTMQHVITNGGQGGADEPLGPA; encoded by the coding sequence ATGCCCGTGGACTTCAACGTCCCGCAGGATGATGCCGGGAACATCGCCGACGACCGCAGGATTCGGATGGCGATGCCGACCATGCAACACGTGATCACCAACGGGGGGCAAGGTGGTGCTGATGAGCCACTTGGGCCGGCCTGA
- a CDS encoding alkaline phosphatase family protein, which produces MPDIKRIAIIGLDCGEPSLVFNRWLPDLPNLRRLCETGQYGNLLSCTPPITVPAWSCMAASKDPGQLGIYGFRNRADYSYEKLSIATSLAVREPRLWDILSARGRENIILGVPGTFPIARPPKGLMVTGFLAPDTNSDYTYPKTLKDEISRVVGDYIIDVKDFRTDNKQWLLDQINEMTDKRFKLARHLITTRPWDLFWMVEMGVDRIHHGFWQFMDSTHHRYVPGGPFESAIRDYYVRLDRLVGELLEVIDFETTAVWVVSDHGSKCMIGGFCFNDWLIREGYLALKEPPSKPTKFDIANVDWSRTKAWGEGGYYGRCFLNVEGREPQGIIPRDQYEAVRDELICKLQALRDHNGHVMGTQAFKPQDVYKKVNGVPPDLIVIFGNLNWRSVGRVGNDSLYTFENDTGPDDANHALEGMYILSHPSLEGRGRCDDATLYDVAPTCLKMLGYPVPADMIGKPLV; this is translated from the coding sequence GTGCCTGACATCAAGAGAATAGCGATCATTGGTCTGGACTGCGGGGAGCCTTCTCTGGTCTTCAACCGCTGGTTGCCGGATCTGCCGAATCTCCGCCGGCTGTGTGAGACAGGACAGTATGGGAACCTGCTAAGTTGCACTCCCCCGATAACCGTCCCGGCCTGGTCTTGTATGGCGGCCAGCAAGGATCCGGGCCAATTGGGCATCTACGGGTTCCGCAACCGCGCTGATTACTCGTATGAGAAGCTCTCGATCGCAACTTCCTTGGCGGTTCGCGAGCCTCGCTTGTGGGATATCCTGAGCGCCCGCGGGCGCGAAAACATCATCCTGGGAGTGCCGGGTACATTCCCCATCGCGCGGCCGCCCAAAGGCCTCATGGTGACCGGTTTCCTCGCCCCGGACACCAATTCCGACTACACCTATCCGAAGACCCTCAAGGACGAGATTTCGCGGGTGGTCGGGGATTACATTATTGACGTTAAAGACTTCCGGACCGACAACAAGCAGTGGCTCCTGGACCAGATCAACGAGATGACCGACAAGCGGTTCAAGCTGGCTCGTCATCTGATCACCACGCGGCCCTGGGACCTGTTCTGGATGGTCGAGATGGGCGTCGACCGGATCCACCACGGGTTCTGGCAGTTCATGGACTCAACCCACCATCGATATGTACCGGGAGGGCCGTTCGAGTCTGCGATTCGCGACTACTATGTCCGGCTTGACCGGCTGGTGGGAGAGTTGCTGGAAGTCATTGATTTCGAAACCACGGCGGTATGGGTGGTGAGCGATCATGGTTCGAAGTGCATGATCGGCGGCTTCTGCTTCAACGACTGGCTTATTCGCGAAGGCTATCTGGCGTTGAAGGAGCCTCCCTCCAAGCCGACCAAGTTTGACATTGCCAACGTCGATTGGTCGCGGACCAAGGCCTGGGGCGAGGGCGGATATTATGGCCGGTGTTTCCTGAACGTTGAGGGGCGGGAACCGCAAGGCATCATACCCCGCGACCAGTACGAGGCGGTACGCGACGAGCTGATCTGCAAGTTGCAGGCGTTGCGAGACCACAATGGCCACGTGATGGGCACGCAGGCCTTCAAGCCACAGGATGTCTACAAGAAGGTCAACGGCGTACCGCCGGACCTGATCGTGATTTTCGGCAATCTGAACTGGCGAAGCGTCGGGCGGGTGGGCAACGACTCGTTATACACTTTCGAGAATGACACGGGACCTGATGACGCGAATCACGCTCTGGAGGGCATGTACATTCTGTCGCATCCGTCCCTGGAAGGGCGGGGTCGTTGCGACGACGCTACGCTCTACGACGTGGCGCCGACATGCCTGAAGATGCTGGGCTACCCGGTACCCGCCGACATGATCGGCAAGCCGCTGGTGTGA
- the rpe gene encoding ribulose-phosphate 3-epimerase, translated as MASNNDWPLAQPRIRMAPSLLSADFARLKDEIQAIEAAGAEVLHLDVMDGHFVPNISFGVPVIEKLRPVSKLFFDTHLMISDPVRYAEAFAKAGSDLLTFHIEVAPEPMAIADHIRSTGARAGITLNPDTPASALRPVIGAMDLVLVMSVWPGFGGQQFIESSLDKLRELRKLLRPDQRLEIDGGIGPLTVQLAVQAGADTLVAGSAIFGQPDPAAAMRDLLRLAETRG; from the coding sequence ATGGCTTCCAATAACGACTGGCCACTTGCCCAGCCCCGCATCCGCATGGCTCCGTCCCTGCTGTCGGCAGACTTTGCCCGGCTCAAGGACGAGATACAAGCGATCGAGGCTGCCGGTGCGGAGGTGCTGCACCTCGACGTCATGGACGGGCACTTCGTCCCGAACATCAGTTTCGGCGTTCCGGTGATCGAGAAGCTGCGTCCGGTATCCAAGCTGTTCTTCGATACCCACCTGATGATCAGCGATCCGGTCCGATATGCCGAGGCGTTCGCCAAGGCAGGCAGCGACCTACTGACTTTTCACATCGAAGTGGCGCCGGAACCGATGGCCATCGCCGACCATATCCGGTCAACCGGGGCACGCGCGGGGATAACCTTGAACCCCGACACCCCGGCATCGGCTCTTCGCCCGGTTATCGGAGCAATGGATCTGGTGTTGGTTATGAGCGTCTGGCCGGGGTTTGGCGGTCAGCAGTTCATTGAGTCATCGCTGGACAAGCTCCGGGAACTGCGGAAGCTGCTCAGGCCCGACCAACGACTGGAAATCGATGGAGGCATCGGCCCCTTGACGGTGCAGTTAGCGGTCCAGGCTGGGGCTGACACCTTGGTGGCCGGGTCCGCTATCTTCGGTCAGCCCGACCCGGCGGCGGCCATGAGGGATCTGCTTCGGCTGGCTGAGACAAGGGGCTAG
- a CDS encoding polyprenyl synthetase family protein: MAVLTTLYEPIAKDLEKVCQIFDDELFSDLPLINDLCAHVRQYRGKLLRPALLLLSGKACGKTTDVHLTLAAVVEMVHMATLVHDDVLDDADLRRRCPTINRLEGNEAAVLLGDYLISHAFHLCSSLGSQHASRVIAATTNIVCEGELQQVHHRGDFNLGLDDYLQIITRKTASLTGACCRLGAHFAGAGTETAANLERYGLAVGIAFQITDDILDIIGSEKRMGKTLGRDLQKSKLTLPVIHCLTRADDTLRKELHLLLAGSNPDRNRLRNLLETTDSINYSLHAARDYIESAIARLDDLPPSQARHSLSRLARLIISREQ, translated from the coding sequence ATGGCCGTCCTGACCACGCTCTATGAGCCTATCGCCAAGGACCTGGAGAAAGTCTGCCAGATCTTTGATGATGAACTGTTTTCCGACCTCCCGCTGATCAACGATCTTTGTGCTCATGTCCGGCAGTACCGCGGCAAGCTTCTTCGCCCGGCTCTGCTGCTGTTGTCCGGCAAAGCCTGCGGCAAGACCACCGACGTACACCTGACCCTCGCGGCCGTCGTCGAAATGGTGCACATGGCCACACTGGTTCACGACGACGTGCTCGACGATGCCGATCTGCGCCGACGTTGCCCTACGATCAACCGTTTGGAAGGTAACGAGGCCGCCGTGCTGCTCGGCGACTACCTCATCAGCCACGCTTTCCACCTGTGCAGTTCTCTCGGCTCCCAACACGCCTCGCGCGTCATCGCCGCGACCACGAACATCGTCTGCGAAGGCGAACTGCAACAGGTCCACCATCGTGGTGACTTCAATCTAGGCCTCGACGATTACCTGCAGATCATTACCCGCAAGACGGCTTCTTTAACCGGTGCGTGCTGCCGGTTGGGAGCCCACTTCGCGGGAGCCGGAACTGAAACCGCCGCCAACCTTGAGCGGTACGGACTGGCGGTCGGCATCGCCTTCCAGATCACCGACGACATCCTCGACATCATCGGCTCCGAGAAACGGATGGGCAAGACCCTCGGTCGCGATCTTCAGAAGAGCAAGCTCACTCTGCCCGTTATCCATTGTCTCACGCGGGCCGACGATACCCTCCGAAAAGAGTTGCATCTGCTCCTGGCAGGGTCTAATCCTGACCGCAACCGCCTGCGAAACCTCTTGGAGACGACTGACAGCATCAACTATTCCCTTCATGCCGCCAGGGACTATATCGAGTCGGCCATCGCCCGCCTGGATGACCTGCCGCCATCGCAGGCCCGGCACAGCCTCTCCCGACTGGCCAGGCTGATCATTTCGCGAGAGCAATAA
- a CDS encoding glycogen-binding domain-containing protein encodes MVVKNGKTVTFIYRPEHPACRDVALAGSFNDWKPDKGKMTRQKDGTFRKRITLRPGEHRYKFVVDSQWVEDPQAEKQTTNEFGTRDSVVVV; translated from the coding sequence ATGGTAGTGAAGAATGGCAAAACGGTAACCTTCATTTACCGGCCTGAGCACCCTGCGTGTCGCGACGTGGCGCTGGCCGGTTCCTTTAACGACTGGAAGCCGGACAAAGGCAAGATGACTCGCCAGAAGGATGGTACGTTTCGCAAACGGATCACGCTTCGACCCGGCGAGCATCGCTACAAGTTCGTGGTCGATAGCCAGTGGGTCGAGGACCCCCAAGCTGAAAAGCAGACTACAAACGAGTTTGGCACCCGGGACTCGGTCGTTGTGGTGTAG
- a CDS encoding TetR/AcrR family transcriptional regulator: MCTVWTVQYLIMNETPENGASVSVRDRLLDAAEAVVAREGVSRLTLEAVAHEAGVSKGGLLYHFPAKAALITAIVERLAIRCESRQAEAVASDPQACGAFIRAYLTVRTHPPDPQRESIHTAVLAAIGTNPDYLDPLRRRIAEWQKRLESDGIDQVTATIVRLAVDGLAIGRLLKVPIPEGELRERVIERLLSMTHPQAEEKRS, from the coding sequence ATGTGTACCGTCTGGACGGTACAGTATCTCATTATGAATGAAACGCCCGAAAACGGAGCTTCTGTTTCCGTTCGTGACCGGCTTCTGGATGCCGCAGAGGCAGTAGTTGCCCGGGAAGGGGTCTCACGCCTGACGCTCGAGGCCGTGGCTCATGAGGCCGGCGTCAGCAAGGGAGGGCTGCTCTACCACTTCCCCGCGAAGGCGGCGCTGATAACCGCTATTGTCGAGAGACTCGCGATTCGGTGCGAGTCGAGGCAGGCCGAGGCCGTTGCCAGCGATCCCCAGGCCTGCGGGGCCTTCATTCGTGCCTACCTCACCGTCCGGACCCACCCACCCGACCCACAAAGGGAGTCGATCCACACGGCCGTCTTGGCGGCGATTGGCACCAATCCGGATTACCTAGACCCGCTTCGCCGGCGCATCGCCGAGTGGCAGAAAAGGTTGGAGTCGGACGGTATCGACCAAGTGACGGCAACCATCGTGAGGCTTGCGGTTGACGGGTTGGCAATCGGCCGACTCCTGAAAGTTCCTATACCCGAAGGCGAACTGCGGGAGCGGGTGATTGAGAGGCTGCTTTCCATGACTCATCCGCAAGCGGAGGAAAAGCGCTCGTGA
- a CDS encoding uroporphyrinogen decarboxylase family protein, which yields MTSRERLLTVLRRGRPDRVPVTIYGYSKHDDAWYNHEPSYAPLIELESRYGDSFVTAPIDCPVFLGDPNVVHGQEEIHPDGSVVMTTEINTPKGRLRAVSRRDPGLMTNWQVEPLIKSDEDIERLLSMPDPPAEVNAQRIADLQARVGDDGILCFSVGDALGHVVGLFDFEDFVLRCYTDDGPIRALLDKAQGQVLRTIKAIGPLVRNAAFRLWGPEYAGAPLMDPAVYFARYVVGRDREATEAIHATGNFCVIHCHGRLRDLLDMIADIGADALEPIETLPMSTADVTLAEVKERIGRRMCLMGAIQAHTLETGMPEDVRREVRDAVETAAGDGAFVLLPTSPPFMVPLAVKSLENLRAMYLAAHEFGIYD from the coding sequence ATGACCTCAAGAGAGCGATTATTGACCGTCCTTCGTCGAGGGCGACCGGACCGAGTGCCGGTGACGATCTATGGCTACTCGAAACATGACGACGCGTGGTACAACCATGAGCCATCCTACGCCCCGCTGATCGAGCTGGAGAGTCGGTACGGCGACAGTTTTGTCACTGCCCCGATCGATTGTCCGGTCTTCCTTGGAGATCCGAACGTCGTTCACGGTCAGGAAGAAATTCATCCCGACGGCTCGGTTGTGATGACGACCGAAATCAACACCCCGAAAGGCAGGCTGCGGGCCGTCTCTCGCAGAGATCCCGGCCTGATGACCAATTGGCAAGTCGAACCCCTGATCAAATCGGACGAGGATATCGAACGATTGCTCTCGATGCCGGATCCCCCGGCCGAAGTCAACGCCCAACGAATCGCCGACCTGCAGGCTCGGGTCGGAGACGACGGCATTCTCTGTTTCAGCGTGGGCGATGCCCTTGGCCACGTCGTGGGTTTGTTCGACTTTGAAGACTTTGTGCTGCGGTGCTACACCGACGACGGCCCGATCCGAGCCCTGCTTGACAAAGCTCAAGGGCAGGTTCTTCGGACAATCAAGGCGATCGGGCCGTTGGTGAGGAATGCCGCGTTCCGGCTTTGGGGACCGGAATATGCCGGCGCGCCGCTGATGGATCCGGCGGTTTACTTCGCCCGGTATGTCGTAGGCAGGGACCGCGAGGCGACCGAAGCCATCCACGCCACGGGCAACTTCTGCGTGATCCATTGTCATGGTCGTCTGCGCGATCTTCTGGACATGATCGCCGACATCGGGGCCGATGCCTTGGAGCCAATCGAAACGCTCCCTATGTCCACCGCGGACGTGACGCTGGCGGAAGTGAAGGAGCGGATCGGGCGGCGGATGTGTTTGATGGGGGCAATCCAAGCCCACACTCTTGAAACCGGCATGCCCGAGGATGTTCGCCGTGAAGTACGGGATGCAGTGGAGACAGCGGCCGGCGACGGGGCTTTTGTCTTGCTGCCTACTTCGCCGCCGTTCATGGTGCCCTTGGCCGTCAAGTCGCTGGAAAACCTCCGGGCGATGTATCTGGCAGCCCACGAATTCGGCATCTACGACTGA
- the gap gene encoding type I glyceraldehyde-3-phosphate dehydrogenase has protein sequence MAIRVAINGFGRIGRLVLRAAMEDRDIEFVAVNDVVPAENLAYLLKYDSVHGRAKVEVRQEGDNIVVAGRKVKCVSILDPAQLPWKDLKVDYVVESTGKFTDRAGAGKHLTAGAKRVIISAPAKDKDIPTFVMGVNEQRFNPATDTIVSNASCTTNCLAPITKVVLDNFGIVEGLMTTIHAMTATQPTVDGPSKKDLRGGRAAGQNAIPASTGAAKAVGLCIPEVKGKLTGMAFRIPTADVSAVDLTVRTEKATSMAEINAAMKKASEGPMKGILGYTEEPVVSSDFIGCPLSSIYDATAGIELNANFFKLISWYDNEMGYSCRVNDLMKFIGKKDGLL, from the coding sequence ATGGCGATTCGTGTAGCGATCAATGGCTTCGGGCGTATCGGCCGGCTCGTGCTTCGGGCGGCGATGGAAGACAGGGATATCGAGTTCGTGGCGGTGAACGACGTAGTTCCGGCCGAGAATCTGGCATATCTGCTGAAATACGACTCGGTCCACGGCCGGGCAAAGGTGGAGGTCAGGCAGGAAGGTGACAACATCGTGGTGGCCGGCCGGAAGGTCAAATGCGTATCAATCCTGGACCCGGCGCAGTTACCGTGGAAAGACCTCAAGGTCGATTACGTGGTCGAGTCGACGGGGAAATTCACCGACAGGGCTGGCGCCGGCAAGCACCTGACCGCAGGGGCCAAACGGGTGATCATCTCCGCTCCGGCCAAGGATAAGGATATCCCGACGTTCGTCATGGGTGTGAACGAGCAGAGGTTCAACCCCGCGACGGATACCATCGTGTCGAACGCGAGTTGCACAACCAACTGCCTGGCGCCGATCACCAAGGTCGTCTTGGACAACTTCGGCATTGTTGAGGGTCTGATGACCACGATCCACGCGATGACCGCGACGCAACCGACGGTGGACGGGCCCAGCAAGAAGGATCTCCGCGGCGGCCGCGCGGCCGGCCAGAATGCCATCCCGGCATCGACCGGTGCCGCCAAGGCTGTGGGCTTGTGCATTCCCGAAGTCAAAGGCAAGCTGACGGGCATGGCCTTCCGTATCCCGACTGCCGACGTGTCGGCCGTGGACCTGACTGTCCGCACGGAAAAGGCGACGAGCATGGCCGAGATCAACGCCGCGATGAAGAAGGCCTCGGAAGGTCCCATGAAGGGCATTCTGGGCTACACCGAAGAGCCGGTGGTGAGCAGCGACTTCATCGGTTGCCCGCTGTCGAGCATCTACGACGCGACGGCCGGCATCGAATTGAACGCCAACTTCTTCAAGCTCATTTCCTGGTACGACAACGAGATGGGCTATTCCTGCCGGGTGAACGACCTGATGAAGTTCATCGGGAAGAAGGATGGGTTGTTGTAA
- a CDS encoding nucleoside-diphosphate kinase has translation MNPQEFEQTLVLIKPDALKNSVTGFILSQLSEVHTGLRFAAAKIIHVSEMLAAEHYAEHAGKPFFPALIQYIRGYAHYPDEPWKRRVIAIVYHGHNALRIIRQMAGPTNPHRAREEQPGCLRALGTVVTLKDENGKEIGERLDNLIHASANHEDAEREIKLWFTPSDIPPLMQVYPTEVCKEHYYFKDGRLCDTYEPDSVCLLAPGMIAWESDLAALRALSANKPSARSLNAVAAKYLINRPD, from the coding sequence ATGAATCCACAAGAGTTTGAGCAAACACTCGTTCTGATCAAGCCGGACGCCTTGAAGAACTCGGTTACGGGCTTTATTCTGTCGCAATTGTCCGAGGTGCATACCGGCTTGCGTTTTGCCGCGGCCAAAATCATCCACGTCAGCGAGATGCTGGCTGCTGAACACTACGCCGAACACGCAGGAAAGCCCTTTTTCCCCGCACTCATCCAGTATATTCGCGGTTATGCTCACTATCCCGATGAACCCTGGAAACGTCGAGTGATCGCCATCGTGTATCACGGCCACAACGCCCTGCGGATCATCCGGCAGATGGCCGGCCCCACCAATCCCCATCGGGCCAGGGAGGAACAACCCGGTTGCCTGCGGGCTCTGGGCACGGTCGTTACACTCAAGGATGAGAACGGCAAGGAGATCGGCGAGCGCCTGGATAACCTGATCCACGCTTCAGCCAACCACGAAGATGCTGAACGGGAGATCAAACTCTGGTTCACACCCTCTGACATTCCGCCGCTGATGCAGGTTTACCCTACCGAAGTTTGCAAGGAGCACTACTACTTCAAGGACGGTCGGCTTTGTGATACGTATGAGCCGGATAGCGTGTGTCTGCTGGCACCGGGTATGATTGCCTGGGAATCCGATTTGGCGGCACTAAGGGCTCTTAGCGCGAACAAGCCTTCGGCTCGTTCGCTCAATGCCGTCGCTGCCAAATACCTCATCAATCGCCCGGATTGA
- a CDS encoding phosphoglycerate kinase, with protein MAKKTIADIDVKGKTVLMRVDFNVPQDDAGNITDDRRIRMAMPTIQHVITNGGKVVLMSHLGRPEGKDRAADAKYTIKPCAERLGKLLGKPVRFVPDCVGPEVQKAVAALKPGDVLLLENVRFYEAEQIKDKKAKEDPALAEKKRSFAKQLADLADVYVNDAFGTCHRDNASMLTVPQLMGGKPKVVGFLVKKELEYLGDALNSPQRPFVAILGGKKVSDKIGVIEALLKKCDTILIGGAMQHTFMLAQGRKIGKSLIEAEKVEEAKRLLQLGGSKLKLPVDVVCAAELKPGIATKVVEGDIPDDLSGFDIGPKAIEEYKKIIMGAKTIAWNGPMGVFETKPFDVGTYAIAHALVDATAKGAITVIGGGDSAAAIEQAGLTDGVSHVSTGGGASLEFMEGKPFKAVDVLDEA; from the coding sequence ATGGCAAAGAAGACAATTGCTGACATTGACGTCAAAGGCAAGACCGTCTTGATGCGCGTGGACTTCAACGTCCCGCAGGATGATGCCGGGAACATCACCGACGACCGCAGGATTCGGATGGCGATGCCGACCATCCAACACGTGATCACCAACGGGGGCAAGGTGGTGCTGATGAGCCACCTGGGCCGGCCGGAGGGCAAGGATCGGGCCGCCGACGCGAAGTACACGATCAAGCCCTGTGCCGAGCGCTTGGGCAAGCTTCTGGGCAAGCCGGTCCGGTTTGTGCCCGATTGCGTGGGCCCTGAGGTCCAGAAGGCTGTGGCGGCCTTGAAGCCCGGTGACGTTTTGCTGCTGGAGAATGTCCGCTTTTATGAGGCGGAGCAGATCAAAGATAAGAAGGCCAAGGAAGATCCGGCCCTGGCGGAGAAAAAGAGGAGCTTCGCCAAGCAGCTTGCCGACCTGGCGGATGTGTACGTGAACGACGCGTTCGGCACCTGCCACCGCGACAATGCCAGCATGTTGACCGTTCCGCAACTGATGGGCGGAAAGCCCAAGGTGGTCGGCTTCCTGGTCAAGAAGGAGCTCGAATACCTCGGCGATGCGCTCAACAGCCCCCAGCGGCCGTTCGTGGCCATCCTGGGCGGCAAGAAGGTCTCGGACAAGATCGGGGTCATCGAGGCCCTGCTCAAGAAGTGCGACACCATCCTGATCGGCGGAGCCATGCAGCACACGTTCATGCTCGCCCAGGGCCGCAAGATCGGCAAGAGCCTGATCGAGGCCGAAAAGGTCGAAGAGGCCAAGCGGCTGCTTCAGTTGGGCGGCTCGAAGCTCAAGCTGCCGGTGGACGTGGTCTGTGCGGCCGAGTTGAAGCCCGGGATCGCCACCAAGGTAGTCGAAGGCGATATCCCCGATGATCTCAGCGGGTTCGACATTGGACCCAAGGCCATCGAAGAATACAAGAAGATCATCATGGGGGCCAAGACCATTGCCTGGAACGGCCCCATGGGCGTGTTCGAGACCAAACCGTTTGACGTCGGCACCTACGCGATTGCCCATGCCTTGGTGGATGCCACGGCCAAGGGGGCGATCACGGTTATCGGCGGCGGCGACAGCGCGGCGGCCATCGAACAGGCCGGCCTGACGGACGGGGTCAGCCACGTCAGCACCGGCGGCGGGGCCAGCCTTGAGTTCATGGAGGGCAAGCCATTCAAGGCCGTCGACGTGCTCGACGAGGCGTAA